One Triticum dicoccoides isolate Atlit2015 ecotype Zavitan chromosome 5B, WEW_v2.0, whole genome shotgun sequence genomic window carries:
- the LOC119308675 gene encoding serine/threonine-protein phosphatase 2A 65 kDa regulatory subunit A beta isoform isoform X2 has protein sequence MAMVDEPLYPIAVLIDELKNEDIQLRLNSIRRLSTIARALGEERTRKELIPFLSENNDDEDEVLLAMAEELGVFIPYVGGVEHAHVLLPPLETLSTVEETCVRDKAVESLCRIGAQMKENDIVDYFIAVVKRLAAGEWFTARVSSCGLFHIAYPSATDPLKTELRTIYGQLCQDDMPMVRRAAASNLGKFAATVEQSHLKTEIMSIFDDLTQDDQDSVRLLAVEGCAALGKLLEPQDCVAHILPVIVNFSQDKSWRVRYMVANQLYELCEAVGPEPTRADLVPAYVRLLRDNEAEVRIAAAGKVTKFCRILSPQLAIQHILPCVKELSSDSSQHVRSALASVIMGMAPVLGKDATIEQLLPIFLSLLKDEFPDVRLNIISKLDQVNQVIGIDLLSQSLLPAIVELAEDRHWRVRLAIIEYIPLLASQLGVGFFDDKLGALCMQWLEDKVFSIREAAANNLKRLAEEFGPEWAMQHIIPQVLEKINNPHYLYRMTILQAISLLAPVMGAEITCQKLLPVVINSSKDRVPNIKFNVAKVLQSLVPILDQSTVKPCLVELSEDPDVDVRYYANQALQACDQIMMSS, from the exons ATGGCTATGGTCGATGAGCCTCTCTATCCAATTGCCGTGCTGATAGATGAGCTTAAAAATGAAGATATTCAATTGCGCCTGAACTCCATCAGAAGACTTTCCACTATTGCACGGGCACTTGGAGAAGAAAGAACCAGGAAGGAACTGATTCCTTTCCTCagcgaaaacaatgatgatgaagatgaggtgcTTCTTGCAATGGCTGAAGAATTGGGTGTGTTCATTCCTTATGTTGGGGGTGTAGAGCATGCTCATGTTTTGCTCCCACCATTGGAGACATTGTCTACGGTGGAGGAAACCTGTGTCCGAGACAAAGCAGTTGAGTCGTTGTGCCGTATTGGTGCACAGATGAAAGAAAATGACATTGTTGACTATTTCATTGCAGTAGTAAAG AGGCTAGCGGCTGGTGAGTGGTTTACAGCTCGAGTATCATCCTGTGGTCTTTTCCATATAGCCTATCCAAGTGCCACCGATCCGTTGAAAACAGAACTGAGGACTATTTATGGCCAGTTATGCCAAGATGACATGCCTATGGTCAGAAGGGCAGCTGCATCAAATCTTGGGAAGTTTGCTGCCACTGTTGAACAGAGCCATTTGAAGACAGAAATCATGTCGATCTTTGATGATCTTACCCAAGATG ATCAAGATTCAGTACGTTTATTGGCAGTTGAAGGCTGTGCCGCTCTTGGAAAATTGTTAGAACCCCAAGATTGTGTAGCCCATATCCTTCCAGTCATTGTTAATTTCTCCCAG GATAAATCTTGGCGTGTCCGTTATATGGTTGCAAACCAGTTGTATGAGCTCTGCGAGGCAGTTGGCCCTGAGCCTACAAG AGCGGACCTGGTGCCTGCATATGTTCGCCTCCTCCGTGATAATGAGGCTGAAGTGCGGATAGCAGCTGCCGGAAAAGTTACTAAGTTCTGTAGGATATTAAGTCCACAGCTTGCAATTCAGCACATTCTGCCGTGCGTCAAG GAATTGTCATCAGATTCGTCTCAGCATGTTCGCTCAGCTTTGGCTTCAGTCATCATGGGAATGGCCCCTGTCTTGGGGAAG GATGCTACCATTGAACAACTTCTTCCTATTTTTCTTTCTTTGCTGAAGGATGAATTTCCTGATGTTCGACTCAACATAATCAGCAAGCTTGATCAAGTTAATCAG GTCATTGGAATTGACTTGCTGTCGCAATCTCTATTGCCGGCTATTGTAGAACTTGCGGAGGATAGGCACTGGAGGGTTCGTCTTGCAATCATTGAGTACATCCCTCTGCTGGCTAGTCAGTTAGGTGTTGGGTTTTTTGATGACAAGCTGGGGGCACTTTGCATGCAATGGTTGGAAGATAAG GTTTTCTCGATCAGAGAAGCTGCCGCAAACAACTTGAAGCGCCTGGCGGAGGAGTTTGGTCCAGAGTGGGCAATGCAACATATAATTCCTCAG GTGTTGGAGAAGATAAACAACCCACATTATCTGTATCGCATGACCATCCTGCAAGCTATCTCATTGCTAGCCCCTGTCATGGGTGCAGAAATAACATGCCAAAAGCTGCTCCCTGTCGTCATTAATTCCTCGAAGGACAG AGTGCCGAACATCAAGTTCAATGTTGCGAAAGTTCTGCAGTCACTTGTACCAATCCTTGATCAATCt ACTGTGAAGCCTTGCCTCGTTGAGCTGAGCGAGGACCCTGATGTGGATGTACGATACTATGCAAACCAGGCCCTTCAGGCGTGTGACCAGATCATGATGTCTAGCTAA
- the LOC119308675 gene encoding serine/threonine-protein phosphatase 2A 65 kDa regulatory subunit A beta isoform isoform X1 — protein MAMVDEPLYPIAVLIDELKNEDIQLRLNSIRRLSTIARALGEERTRKELIPFLSENNDDEDEVLLAMAEELGVFIPYVGGVEHAHVLLPPLETLSTVEETCVRDKAVESLCRIGAQMKENDIVDYFIAVVKRLAAGEWFTARVSSCGLFHIAYPSATDPLKTELRTIYGQLCQDDMPMVRRAAASNLGKFAATVEQSHLKTEIMSIFDDLTQDDQDSVRLLAVEGCAALGKLLEPQDCVAHILPVIVNFSQDKSWRVRYMVANQLYELCEAVGPEPTRADLVPAYVRLLRDNEAEVRIAAAGKVTKFCRILSPQLAIQHILPCVKELSSDSSQHVRSALASVIMGMAPVLGKDATIEQLLPIFLSLLKDEFPDVRLNIISKLDQVNQVIGIDLLSQSLLPAIVELAEDRHWRVRLAIIEYIPLLASQLGVGFFDDKLGALCMQWLEDKVFSIREAAANNLKRLAEEFGPEWAMQHIIPQVLEKINNPHYLYRMTILQAISLLAPVMGAEITCQKLLPVVINSSKDRVPNIKFNVAKVLQSLVPILDQSVAEKTVKPCLVELSEDPDVDVRYYANQALQACDQIMMSS, from the exons ATGGCTATGGTCGATGAGCCTCTCTATCCAATTGCCGTGCTGATAGATGAGCTTAAAAATGAAGATATTCAATTGCGCCTGAACTCCATCAGAAGACTTTCCACTATTGCACGGGCACTTGGAGAAGAAAGAACCAGGAAGGAACTGATTCCTTTCCTCagcgaaaacaatgatgatgaagatgaggtgcTTCTTGCAATGGCTGAAGAATTGGGTGTGTTCATTCCTTATGTTGGGGGTGTAGAGCATGCTCATGTTTTGCTCCCACCATTGGAGACATTGTCTACGGTGGAGGAAACCTGTGTCCGAGACAAAGCAGTTGAGTCGTTGTGCCGTATTGGTGCACAGATGAAAGAAAATGACATTGTTGACTATTTCATTGCAGTAGTAAAG AGGCTAGCGGCTGGTGAGTGGTTTACAGCTCGAGTATCATCCTGTGGTCTTTTCCATATAGCCTATCCAAGTGCCACCGATCCGTTGAAAACAGAACTGAGGACTATTTATGGCCAGTTATGCCAAGATGACATGCCTATGGTCAGAAGGGCAGCTGCATCAAATCTTGGGAAGTTTGCTGCCACTGTTGAACAGAGCCATTTGAAGACAGAAATCATGTCGATCTTTGATGATCTTACCCAAGATG ATCAAGATTCAGTACGTTTATTGGCAGTTGAAGGCTGTGCCGCTCTTGGAAAATTGTTAGAACCCCAAGATTGTGTAGCCCATATCCTTCCAGTCATTGTTAATTTCTCCCAG GATAAATCTTGGCGTGTCCGTTATATGGTTGCAAACCAGTTGTATGAGCTCTGCGAGGCAGTTGGCCCTGAGCCTACAAG AGCGGACCTGGTGCCTGCATATGTTCGCCTCCTCCGTGATAATGAGGCTGAAGTGCGGATAGCAGCTGCCGGAAAAGTTACTAAGTTCTGTAGGATATTAAGTCCACAGCTTGCAATTCAGCACATTCTGCCGTGCGTCAAG GAATTGTCATCAGATTCGTCTCAGCATGTTCGCTCAGCTTTGGCTTCAGTCATCATGGGAATGGCCCCTGTCTTGGGGAAG GATGCTACCATTGAACAACTTCTTCCTATTTTTCTTTCTTTGCTGAAGGATGAATTTCCTGATGTTCGACTCAACATAATCAGCAAGCTTGATCAAGTTAATCAG GTCATTGGAATTGACTTGCTGTCGCAATCTCTATTGCCGGCTATTGTAGAACTTGCGGAGGATAGGCACTGGAGGGTTCGTCTTGCAATCATTGAGTACATCCCTCTGCTGGCTAGTCAGTTAGGTGTTGGGTTTTTTGATGACAAGCTGGGGGCACTTTGCATGCAATGGTTGGAAGATAAG GTTTTCTCGATCAGAGAAGCTGCCGCAAACAACTTGAAGCGCCTGGCGGAGGAGTTTGGTCCAGAGTGGGCAATGCAACATATAATTCCTCAG GTGTTGGAGAAGATAAACAACCCACATTATCTGTATCGCATGACCATCCTGCAAGCTATCTCATTGCTAGCCCCTGTCATGGGTGCAGAAATAACATGCCAAAAGCTGCTCCCTGTCGTCATTAATTCCTCGAAGGACAG AGTGCCGAACATCAAGTTCAATGTTGCGAAAGTTCTGCAGTCACTTGTACCAATCCTTGATCAATCt GTCGCTGAGAAGACTGTGAAGCCTTGCCTCGTTGAGCTGAGCGAGGACCCTGATGTGGATGTACGATACTATGCAAACCAGGCCCTTCAGGCGTGTGACCAGATCATGATGTCTAGCTAA